From the genome of Chroicocephalus ridibundus chromosome 1, bChrRid1.1, whole genome shotgun sequence, one region includes:
- the KCNJ6 gene encoding G protein-activated inward rectifier potassium channel 2 isoform X2 — MAKLTESMTNVLEEDSMEQDIESPVTIHQPKLPKQAREDLPKNINKECAKRKIQRYVRKDGKCNVHHGNVRETYRYLTDIFTTLVDLKWRFNLLIFVMVYTVTWLFFGMIWWLIAYMRGDMDHIGDSTWTPCVSNLNGFVSAFLFSIETETTIGYGYRVITDKCPEGIILLLVQSVLGSIVNAFMVGCMFVKISQPKKRAETLVFSTNAVISMRDGKLCLMFRVGDLRNSHIVEASIRAKLIKSKQTKEGEFIPLNQTDINVGYYTGDDRLFLVSPLIISHEINQQSPFWEISKAQLPKEELEIVVILEGMVEATGMTCQARSSYITSEILWGYRFTPVLTLEDGFYEVDYNSFHETYETNTPVYSAKELAEMASRAELPLTWSVSSKLDQHAELETEEEEKNQEDQNERNGDVANLENESKV; from the exons CTAACGTACTGGAAGAAGACTCAATGGAGCAGGACATAGAGAGCCCTGTCACTATTCATCAGCCAAAGTTGCCCAAACAAGCTAGAGAGGATCTgccaaaaaatataaacaaagaatGTGCCAAGAGAAAAATCCAGAGGTATGTTAGGAAAGATGGGAAATGCAACGTCCACCATGGGAATGTCAGAGAGACTTACCGTTACTTGACTGACATCTTCACTACCTTAGTCGATCTCAAGTGGAGGTTCAACCTGTTGATTTTTGTCATGGTTTACACTGTGACCTGGCTCTTCTTTGGAATGATCTGGTGGCTAATTGCCTACATGCGAGGAGATATGGATCATATAGGGGACAGCACGTGGACCCCATGCGTCAGCAACCTCAATGGGTTTGTCTCAGCCTTTTTATTCTCAATCGAGACAGAAACCACCATTGGGTATGGTTACCGGGTCATCACGGACAAGTGTCCCGAGGGAATTATTCTGCTTTTAGTGCAGTCTGTTTTAGGTTCTATCGTCAACGCTTTCATGGTTGGCTGCATGTTTGTGAAAATATCCCAACCCAAGAAGAGGGCAGAAACCTTGGTTTTTTCTACAAACGCAGTTATTTCCATGCGGGATGGAAAGCTGTGTCTGATGTTCCGAGTAGGAGACCTTAGGAATTCACACATTGTAGAGGCATCAATACGAGCCAAGTTGATCAAATCCAAACAGACAAAGGAGGGGGAATTTATACCACTCAACCAGACAGATATCAACGTAGGTTATTACACAGGGGATGATCGTCTCTTTTTGGTTTCACCACTGATCATCAGCCATGAAATTAACCAGCAGAGTCCTTTCTGGGAGATTTCCAAAGCCCAGTTGCCCAAAGAGGAGCTAGAAATTGTTGTAATCCTAGAAGGAATGGTGGAGGCAACAG GAATGACCTGCCAAGCTCGGAGTTCATACATTACGAGTGAGATCCTGTGGGGTTACCGTTTCACCCCTGTCCTCACTCTGGAGGATGGATTTTATGAAGTTGACTACAACAGTTTTCATGAAACATATGAGACCAACACACCAGTTTACAGTGCCAAAGAGCTGGCAGAGATGGCCAGCCGAGCAGAACTGCCCCTGACGTGGTCTGTTTCCAGCAAGCTGGACCAGCATGCTGAGCTGGAAAccgaagaggaagaaaagaatcaaGAAGACCAAAATGAAAGAAACGGTGATGTGGCCAACCTGGAGAATGAGTCCAAAGTGTAG
- the KCNJ6 gene encoding G protein-activated inward rectifier potassium channel 2 isoform X1 has product MTQTAADWPRINILEKPKRETEMAKLTESMTNVLEEDSMEQDIESPVTIHQPKLPKQAREDLPKNINKECAKRKIQRYVRKDGKCNVHHGNVRETYRYLTDIFTTLVDLKWRFNLLIFVMVYTVTWLFFGMIWWLIAYMRGDMDHIGDSTWTPCVSNLNGFVSAFLFSIETETTIGYGYRVITDKCPEGIILLLVQSVLGSIVNAFMVGCMFVKISQPKKRAETLVFSTNAVISMRDGKLCLMFRVGDLRNSHIVEASIRAKLIKSKQTKEGEFIPLNQTDINVGYYTGDDRLFLVSPLIISHEINQQSPFWEISKAQLPKEELEIVVILEGMVEATGMTCQARSSYITSEILWGYRFTPVLTLEDGFYEVDYNSFHETYETNTPVYSAKELAEMASRAELPLTWSVSSKLDQHAELETEEEEKNQEDQNERNGDVANLENESKV; this is encoded by the exons CTAACGTACTGGAAGAAGACTCAATGGAGCAGGACATAGAGAGCCCTGTCACTATTCATCAGCCAAAGTTGCCCAAACAAGCTAGAGAGGATCTgccaaaaaatataaacaaagaatGTGCCAAGAGAAAAATCCAGAGGTATGTTAGGAAAGATGGGAAATGCAACGTCCACCATGGGAATGTCAGAGAGACTTACCGTTACTTGACTGACATCTTCACTACCTTAGTCGATCTCAAGTGGAGGTTCAACCTGTTGATTTTTGTCATGGTTTACACTGTGACCTGGCTCTTCTTTGGAATGATCTGGTGGCTAATTGCCTACATGCGAGGAGATATGGATCATATAGGGGACAGCACGTGGACCCCATGCGTCAGCAACCTCAATGGGTTTGTCTCAGCCTTTTTATTCTCAATCGAGACAGAAACCACCATTGGGTATGGTTACCGGGTCATCACGGACAAGTGTCCCGAGGGAATTATTCTGCTTTTAGTGCAGTCTGTTTTAGGTTCTATCGTCAACGCTTTCATGGTTGGCTGCATGTTTGTGAAAATATCCCAACCCAAGAAGAGGGCAGAAACCTTGGTTTTTTCTACAAACGCAGTTATTTCCATGCGGGATGGAAAGCTGTGTCTGATGTTCCGAGTAGGAGACCTTAGGAATTCACACATTGTAGAGGCATCAATACGAGCCAAGTTGATCAAATCCAAACAGACAAAGGAGGGGGAATTTATACCACTCAACCAGACAGATATCAACGTAGGTTATTACACAGGGGATGATCGTCTCTTTTTGGTTTCACCACTGATCATCAGCCATGAAATTAACCAGCAGAGTCCTTTCTGGGAGATTTCCAAAGCCCAGTTGCCCAAAGAGGAGCTAGAAATTGTTGTAATCCTAGAAGGAATGGTGGAGGCAACAG GAATGACCTGCCAAGCTCGGAGTTCATACATTACGAGTGAGATCCTGTGGGGTTACCGTTTCACCCCTGTCCTCACTCTGGAGGATGGATTTTATGAAGTTGACTACAACAGTTTTCATGAAACATATGAGACCAACACACCAGTTTACAGTGCCAAAGAGCTGGCAGAGATGGCCAGCCGAGCAGAACTGCCCCTGACGTGGTCTGTTTCCAGCAAGCTGGACCAGCATGCTGAGCTGGAAAccgaagaggaagaaaagaatcaaGAAGACCAAAATGAAAGAAACGGTGATGTGGCCAACCTGGAGAATGAGTCCAAAGTGTAG